The genomic DNA AAAGAGTCAGTACAATGTGAGGATGGGGTGCTGAACAGAGTTTTGGACATCTCTGGAGGTGATATGAGGAAAGCAATAACTCTTCTGCAATCAGCGTATAAGCACAATGGATATGAAAACACCAGCAAAATATCTATACAAGACATTGAAGAACTTTCGGGAATTGTTCCAACTTCAATCGTACAGGAACTAATTGAGAGGGTTGCCCAAAAAGATGTAGACGCTTTAACAGAATATGTTCATTCATTCATGAAAAGCGGTTGGTCTGCAACGTCTGTTGTAGGTCAAGTTCATGACCACTATGTCACTAATGAAGAATATAGCACAGACTTTAAAAATAAGGTATCGTGGATATTATTTGATACAGATTCTAAACTAAATAATGGAACGAATGAACATATTCAGCTGTTGAACCTATTGATACACATATCTCGAGTGTTATAATGGCTAAACAGCATTTAATTCCGTTAAAAGCCGAATATTAAATTACTCAATAATATGTACATGCGAACAAAAAATACTAAATATCTGTTTCACTGATGTAATCGCGTCTTCATCAATTAGAGATATAGCTAAACGAAAGTAGCTAGTTACTTATTTACTTGGCCTACTATCTTGTTGTTTGGGCATGCTAGGGATTTGAAATGGCCCAAAATTTACATTTCCGCCTGGTGGAGGTGGCATTGGAGGATAAAAAGGTTGGCCATTTGGTGGCATTATTCCAGCGGGGGGTCCATACATGGATGGGTTAAAATTCGGTGGTAAACCTTGCATTGGAGAAAATCCTGGAGGTGCCATACCTGGTGCCATTTGAGGAAGTACGCCTGGTGGAGGGTGATTTCGATGTTGATTCATGTGTATAGTTGAATTACCACCCGCACTCATCGATTTGCTATCGCCAATGTTTTTTGTGTTTTCGCTCACCAAATGGGCAGGCATTTGAGaacttctttgaaatggTGGTGGAAAATTAGCTGGTGAGATTCCCATTGGAAATCCAGGTGGTACTGTACCTCGGTGAGCTTGTTGAGATTGCTGAGGTACTGGTGCATGAGATAAATGACCCATTCCCGGTGGGACACTCATCTCCGGTGGTGGAGCAGGCATCCCGTTGGATTCTTGTAATTTGCCTCTGTTGAGTAGCCCTTGGAAGAACAGGTTATTTGTTTGCGATTGCTCTCCGGCAGGCACTCTTTGCACATTAGGCAACGGGGGTACTGGCTGTGGACCCGGATATTGTGCTGTAGGTTGTATAAACGAATTTATTACCTCTTTAGGTCCTGAGCTATTGCGTAAAGGTCCTGGTGCCTGTTTCACTTTCTGAGAGTCCGCATTGAAAAAGGACATAAGTCGAGATCCACTGGTTGCCGGTTCTAATGGTTTTTTCGCGTTTCCATCGGGATGTTGTTCTGTAGCACTGGCAGCAGTATTAACAGCTGGTGTTGGAACATTTGGCGACGAAGATTGAGTGAAAAAAGACGAAAATCTTGAGGCACCTTTTAATGTCTCattttgtttgtttttccTATGTTCATCGGCGGAGCTCCGGTCACTCGCATCAACTTTCTCGATGCCGCCATTATCTGCGTTACTGTTTTTGTTTAATTTTAAAAAGTCAGATATTGAACTTGACGtacttgaagaaaatgctttattttcaactccttcaatttttgtttcagATAAGCCTCTCTTTTTACGTTCCATCTCCTTCATCTTAGCTTTCCATGATTCAAAGTCTGCCATTGAATTACCAGTCCGTTCAAAGTTCTCTTCCAACGCAAGCAGGTCTTCATTATTAACCGTAATGTCTTTCTCTTCCAGATAACCGATTCTCTCACCCTTGCCAAATTTACTTCCCCTTTTCGGGTGCTGAACCCTTGAATTTTTGCCTTTactattctttttctcacCAAAACTCTCTTCCCCAACAACAGACTTTGTTTTGGAGTTTGGATTTGGGCTTCTGTTTCCATTCTTTTGGCCTGTGCCTTTATGAGAGCCTTGATCCGAAAACCTACGACCAAATCTCCAAAACTTCTTCTTAGGCAAAGAATCGATGAGTTCCTGTATAGAAGGAGATGCAGGCACtttagaaaatgaaagcAATTCATTTATGCTGTAAACATATATCTTGCTCTCTGATATGGGAGGTTTGTAATCGGCAGAATAAGGAGATACATTCACCGGTACAGTTCCATGATCGTGCTCGCCCTCCAACGATTCATCGCTGGATTTGAAGCTATGAGTTTCAATGTCCCTAAAAAAGGTTTTAATGTCATTGGACACCTCAGTTGTTGGTGGCATTAGGATATCATTGGTCAAGTTTTTGCTTAACGGGTCTACCATTGTGATTCTTTCCGTTGTTACTGAAATTACGGATGCTCAGGTATTCCGCGTAACTGGAAACACAGGCTATGCTATGCGACGAATAGTATTTGAACCTGCTGAAATTGTATATTCGCTTTGAACCACCTTTTAATACTTATAGGGTCTAATCCCAGATCGTCTCCTCTACTCAAAATTGGACGCAGTGAGTGGGATTGAAATAGGAAAAATTTTATGCCAGTGACGTCCACGTGATTTTCGACGACAGTAAATATAATGATCTCAATATAGCTAACTAGAGTGTTTAGTCTGGTTATGCTCAGTGATCTGCATATATTTGAACTAAATCTATAGCAGTGACTAACTCTGCCAGAGAGCTTTATTCTTTCGCAAGCTTTCAGTTCAAGTACTAAAGAGACGAATCATATAGGTACTACAAAAGAGACACCTTTGAGCAAAGTAAACGGAAATATTTCTCCTTTTGATAAGCCTACTCAAACTCAACATCTTTTGATGCAACATTTCTTTGCTGCAATGATAACAGCAGTAGAAAATACAAGGTTCTTATTGGAATGCTAGAAATTCATGTACATATGCTTATATATAGGAGAAAGAGTTTTTGCAATTTATTtgtcttttgaatttgaatctgACTCACCTTTTTTGGATGAGTCGATTTTCCTCTTGTTTAGTTGCCGCTTTATGGAGATACTGATGACATCAAAGTCTTTTTTACCTCAGTGCCATGTGCGTGCCTCAATTAGTGGAGATAAACATTTATGGAATGAAGTTTTCTCCTCTGAATGGGCAATTATGCCAAGAGAGAACCGATCATGGCCACGtaatacttttcaaaagcttttcCATCGAGTGTTGCAAGCATTTGTATTAGCTCCAGCCCAAGCGCCGAAGGAAACTGAATTTGTCGAAAATACACTTCGGCCATATACTTCAAGCATGGATTTGAATTGATATCAGCACCACCGCCGCTTTGACGATAGATTTCTTTCAGTAGTCTCGAAAGATCACAGGCGACCACGCGGCAGCTACCatctttgatatcaaacTTATACTCAGGCTTAAATGGTATCTCAAAAACCAATGGAACGATCTTtgtaatgaaaaattcgtTCAATCCCTCCAATTTACCAATATTTTTACCATTCttgtcattttcatctgtACATTCACCAGATCCAAAACAACGCACGAAACTTACCAGCACATTCAATGCAAGCTTTACAGTTGACGTTTCCTGTACTTCTTCTGGTATGTATGTGAGCAAGTCCATGAGAACAGTTGACAGTATTCCTCTGTTTGTATCTGTTAGTAGTAAAGAAGTGACCGAATTGGTGACGAAAGATTGTAAAACGCCATAGTATGCTTTTTTTAACAAGATTTTATCTCTAAACGAATCGGTGACGACGACGTTTTTCCCGTTGCTATCAGTCGATGATATACCGCCATTGGACCAGTCTGAGTTCTCTATTGACCCCTCGCCATCTATTTGTCTCATAGCAACGTGAATCTTGTTGATTACTGGAGTCAACAAACTATCAAATAATTGATAACTACCTTGATCGTGATGAAACATGTGAACCATTTGGCCCAAGAAACCGAGAAAGTCATTCATTTCTGCAGTACTCAAATCCGATTCTAGATACAAAGCTATGAGTTTACTGGCGAATGGAACTACCTGGTTATTCAAAATAGGAATTAACCGAGCAAATGTGAATCTAGATGCATCCCTCACATTTTCGTGtttgctgaaaaatgaaaaaaccaCCAATACGACTTCAGCGATGttagaaaatttttcgattaATGATCTATGGATAAGCTTTCTGTTAACAAGAGTATTGTTTACTTGATTATCAGGAACAAGTCCGCCATGAACACCTCTTGCTAACGTCCCAACAGCCATTAAGAGA from Zygotorulaspora mrakii chromosome 7, complete sequence includes the following:
- the EAP1 gene encoding Eap1p (similar to Saccharomyces cerevisiae EAP1 (YKL204W); ancestral locus Anc_1.518) translates to MVDPLSKNLTNDILMPPTTEVSNDIKTFFRDIETHSFKSSDESLEGEHDHGTVPVNVSPYSADYKPPISESKIYVYSINELLSFSKVPASPSIQELIDSLPKKKFWRFGRRFSDQGSHKGTGQKNGNRSPNPNSKTKSVVGEESFGEKKNSKGKNSRVQHPKRGSKFGKGERIGYLEEKDITVNNEDLLALEENFERTGNSMADFESWKAKMKEMERKKRGLSETKIEGVENKAFSSSTSSSISDFLKLNKNSNADNGGIEKVDASDRSSADEHRKNKQNETLKGASRFSSFFTQSSSPNVPTPAVNTAASATEQHPDGNAKKPLEPATSGSRLMSFFNADSQKVKQAPGPLRNSSGPKEVINSFIQPTAQYPGPQPVPPLPNVQRVPAGEQSQTNNLFFQGLLNRGKLQESNGMPAPPPEMSVPPGMGHLSHAPVPQQSQQAHRGTVPPGFPMGISPANFPPPFQRSSQMPAHLVSENTKNIGDSKSMSAGGNSTIHMNQHRNHPPPGVLPQMAPGMAPPGFSPMQGLPPNFNPSMYGPPAGIMPPNGQPFYPPMPPPPGGNVNFGPFQIPSMPKQQDSRPSK